A window of Chloracidobacterium sp. N contains these coding sequences:
- the radA gene encoding DNA repair protein RadA: MPKEKTVYTCQQCGYQSRKWLGRCPDCGAWNSLVEEREDSTLSAAALARGLGGASGKGAKAKIAPTRYEQVPSQDDARLSSGIAELDRVLGGGIVPGSLLLIGGDPGIGKSTLLLQMAAGLSAAGERVLYVSGEESERQIKLRGDRLGLRPGDLHLLPETCLERVWEVVTNLKPTLIVVDSVQTAYSERLDSAPGSVSQVRETAGQCLLIAKQQGIPIFLIGHVTKDGVLAGPKTLEHIVDTVIYFEGERHHNHRLIRATKNRFGATNELGLFEMTGAGLVPVSNPSALFLEQRPVGVAGSVVVACMEGTRPMLVELQALVSSSKYGTGRRTVEGVEPNRVALLIAMLEKRAGLHMLGDDVFVNVAGGLTLAEPAADLGIVAALASSFRNTAVDPTTVVFGEVGLAGEVRATSQPATRLREVAAMGFARVVMPAGNVPGLEWPDGLQVIGVRSVLEALDVLF, from the coding sequence ATGCCGAAAGAAAAAACCGTTTATACCTGCCAGCAGTGTGGCTACCAAAGCCGAAAGTGGCTGGGGCGCTGCCCGGACTGTGGCGCGTGGAACTCGCTGGTCGAGGAACGCGAAGACAGCACCCTTTCGGCGGCGGCGCTGGCGCGTGGGCTGGGCGGGGCGTCCGGCAAAGGCGCAAAGGCAAAAATTGCGCCGACGCGCTACGAGCAGGTTCCGAGCCAGGATGACGCGCGCCTTTCCTCCGGCATCGCCGAGCTGGACCGTGTTTTGGGCGGGGGCATCGTGCCGGGCAGCCTGCTCCTCATCGGCGGCGATCCGGGCATTGGCAAATCCACGCTGCTGCTTCAGATGGCCGCGGGCCTAAGCGCTGCCGGGGAACGGGTGCTGTATGTCAGCGGGGAAGAATCCGAGCGGCAAATCAAGCTGCGGGGAGACCGGCTGGGCCTGCGTCCGGGCGATCTGCACCTGTTGCCGGAAACCTGTCTGGAGCGCGTGTGGGAGGTGGTCACGAACCTCAAGCCGACGCTCATCGTGGTGGATTCGGTGCAAACGGCCTATTCCGAACGGCTGGACAGTGCACCGGGCAGTGTTTCCCAGGTGCGCGAAACCGCCGGGCAGTGCCTGCTGATTGCCAAGCAGCAGGGCATTCCCATTTTTCTCATCGGGCACGTCACCAAGGATGGCGTTCTGGCCGGGCCGAAGACGCTCGAACACATTGTGGATACCGTCATCTACTTCGAGGGGGAGCGCCACCACAACCACCGCCTCATTCGTGCGACCAAAAACCGCTTTGGAGCGACGAACGAACTCGGCCTGTTTGAGATGACCGGCGCGGGACTTGTGCCGGTGAGCAATCCGTCGGCGCTGTTTCTGGAGCAGCGTCCGGTTGGCGTGGCCGGGTCGGTCGTCGTGGCCTGCATGGAAGGCACGCGCCCGATGCTGGTGGAGTTGCAGGCGCTGGTCAGCAGCAGCAAGTACGGGACGGGTCGCCGGACGGTCGAAGGCGTCGAACCCAACCGCGTGGCGTTGCTCATTGCCATGCTCGAAAAACGGGCCGGGCTGCACATGCTGGGTGATGATGTGTTTGTCAACGTGGCCGGCGGCTTGACGCTGGCCGAGCCGGCGGCGGACCTGGGCATCGTGGCGGCGCTGGCGTCCAGCTTTCGGAACACGGCGGTTGATCCGACGACGGTCGTCTTTGGGGAAGTCGGCCTAGCGGGCGAGGTGCGTGCCACCAGCCAGCCGGCCACGCGGCTCCGGGAAGTGGCTGCCATGGGCTTTGCGCGGGTGGTGATGCCGGCGGGAAATGTGCCAGGTCTGGAATGGCCGGACGGGTTGCAGGTCATTGGCGTCCGGTCGGTTCTGGAGGCGCTCGATGTCCTGTTCTGA
- a CDS encoding CvpA family protein: MTAFDWLALVVVAFSAVSGAVRGLTKTVISSVAFLMGLALALVFYDDLAAGLKHLGITAPVAYGVGFLLPVALAGLGGWWLVRHLRRRFRKTPLATLDRLGGGALGIGRAWLVLSVIYLVLTAFPAQPAFVLHARVTPLVKPGARLLTELGKADLKNRFEQGIAELRRMKETALRPKKPGASPDVARDGGRAGSPGAPATPPSSRRTTTTPPTWPR; this comes from the coding sequence GTGACGGCATTTGATTGGCTGGCGCTGGTGGTCGTGGCGTTTTCGGCCGTGAGCGGCGCTGTCCGGGGGCTGACGAAAACGGTCATTTCCAGCGTCGCTTTTCTCATGGGATTGGCGCTGGCGCTGGTGTTTTACGATGACCTCGCTGCCGGACTGAAGCACCTGGGTATCACGGCACCGGTGGCTTACGGGGTGGGGTTCCTGCTGCCGGTGGCCTTGGCAGGGCTGGGCGGGTGGTGGCTGGTGCGTCATCTGCGCCGGCGCTTCCGCAAAACGCCACTGGCCACGCTTGACCGCCTGGGTGGCGGCGCGCTGGGCATCGGACGTGCCTGGCTTGTACTGTCGGTCATCTATCTGGTGCTGACGGCTTTTCCGGCGCAACCGGCGTTTGTGCTTCATGCGCGGGTCACGCCGCTGGTCAAACCCGGCGCGCGGCTTCTGACCGAACTTGGGAAAGCCGACCTGAAAAACCGTTTCGAGCAGGGGATTGCCGAACTGCGCCGGATGAAGGAAACCGCGCTGCGCCCGAAAAAACCGGGCGCGTCGCCGGATGTGGCGCGCGACGGGGGCCGTGCAGGAAGCCCGGGCGCGCCTGCCACGCCGCCTTCATCCCGCCGTACGACAACGACGCCACCGACCTGGCCACGGTAA
- the queA gene encoding tRNA preQ1(34) S-adenosylmethionine ribosyltransferase-isomerase QueA, translating into MRLSDLHYDLPPERIAQHPCEPRDQARLLVLDRRTGALEDAHVKDLPRWLCAGDVLVLNDTRVFPVRLIGRREPTGGLVEVFLVRETAPQTWTALVKPGRRVRVGDRLTFGQDELRGVVTGRLEDGRRTIAFTCEGDFFALLDRIGRTPLPPYIAREADTPSDRERYQTVYAATPGSIAAPTAGLHFTPELLSTLAAQGVEIVKLTLHVGYGTFQPVRTENLAAHRVEPEVYVVPEATAQRINAARRERRRVIAVGTTSTRTLETVAQDGVDGNLVRAGQGMTDLTIVPGFRFRVLDGLLTNFHLPQSSLLALVVAFGGYEPVMRAYRHAVAVGYRFYSYGDAMLLI; encoded by the coding sequence ATGCGCCTTTCCGACCTGCACTACGACCTTCCCCCGGAACGCATTGCCCAGCATCCCTGCGAACCGCGTGACCAGGCCCGCCTGCTGGTGCTGGATCGGCGCACCGGCGCACTTGAAGATGCACACGTCAAGGACCTTCCCCGCTGGCTGTGCGCTGGCGATGTTCTCGTACTCAATGATACGCGCGTCTTCCCGGTGCGACTCATCGGCCGGCGCGAACCGACCGGCGGACTCGTTGAGGTGTTCCTGGTACGTGAAACCGCCCCGCAAACCTGGACGGCGCTCGTCAAACCCGGACGCCGGGTGCGCGTCGGCGACCGGCTCACCTTCGGTCAGGACGAGCTGCGGGGTGTTGTCACGGGCCGGCTGGAAGACGGACGCCGTACGATTGCTTTTACCTGTGAGGGTGATTTTTTTGCACTGCTCGACCGGATCGGGCGCACGCCGCTACCGCCCTACATTGCCCGTGAAGCCGACACCCCGTCCGACCGGGAACGATACCAGACGGTCTATGCCGCCACGCCCGGCTCGATTGCGGCCCCGACGGCCGGCCTGCACTTCACGCCGGAGCTGCTCTCCACTCTGGCTGCCCAGGGCGTGGAGATTGTCAAGCTGACCCTGCACGTGGGTTACGGAACGTTTCAGCCCGTCCGCACGGAAAATCTGGCGGCGCACCGCGTCGAACCGGAAGTCTATGTCGTGCCGGAAGCCACAGCGCAGCGCATCAATGCAGCCAGGCGCGAAAGGCGCCGGGTCATCGCCGTCGGAACGACCTCGACGCGCACGCTCGAAACCGTGGCCCAGGACGGCGTGGACGGCAACCTTGTCCGTGCCGGCCAGGGCATGACGGATTTGACGATTGTGCCGGGCTTCCGCTTCCGGGTTCTCGACGGACTGCTCACCAACTTTCACCTGCCGCAGTCGTCCCTGCTGGCGCTGGTCGTCGCCTTCGGCGGCTATGAACCCGTCATGCGCGCCTACCGCCATGCCGTGGCGGTAGGCTACCGGTTTTACAGCTATGGCGACGCCATGCTGCTGATATGA
- a CDS encoding pitrilysin family protein, whose product MKFAFLRGLASVCLATALCLPSPLLLVVVKADTPAKTITLPPGVTRVTSVEGITEYRLENGLRVLLFPDESKQTITVNITYLVGSRHENYGETGMAHLLEHLVFKGTPRHPDIPKELTERGARPNGTTWLDRTNYFETFQATEDNLRWALDLEADRMVNSFIAKKDLDSEMTVVRNEFEAGENSPYRVLLQRTHAVAYDWHNYGNSTIGARADIENVPIERLQAFYRKYYQPDNAVLLVAGKFDEEKTLKMIHEYFGPIPKPTRVLEPTYTLEPTQDGERTLTIRRVGDTKVILVCYHVPAAAHPDKPAVQLLAGVIGDTPSGRLHKALVETKKAAFVQGFSFDTKEPGLVNFAAILPTSADIEAVRQTLLATIEETAGSKPPTAEEVERIRRQYLVSIEQTLNNSERLGLELSEWIAAGDWRLFFLNRDRLKAVTVEDVQRVARTYLKPDNRTVGMFIPTDKPDRAEIPPTPDITALLADYKGSAAVAAGEAFDPTPENIEARSILPKAQGGLQMVLLPKKTRGNTVTLTMSIRLGNEQALRNQREVGFFAGAMLDRGTKKKTRQQISDEFDRLKAQGGVFGSARQANFSVTTTREHLADVMRLGAEILREPSFPESEFEQLKQEIITSTEQNRREPTRVAVRAFSRHLNPYPKEDVRYTPLPDEEIERIKAVTLDDVKRFYETFYGISNAQIAVVGDFDPAEVEKLATELFAGWTAKTPFARLENRFRPIPAADETFETPDKANAFFIAGMPLEMRDDDPDYPALALAVYIFGDGFLNSRLAVRIRQKEGISYGVGAGLQVGSLDRLGTFTVSAIYAPQNLARLEAAFKEEVERAVREGFTAEEVETAKTGYLQDQQVSRAQDRELASRLESYLYLGRRPTWDAEFEAKIKALTPEQVSAAFARYISYERMSRFKAGDFAKAKEAKATQP is encoded by the coding sequence ATGAAGTTCGCCTTTTTGCGTGGGCTGGCCAGTGTTTGTCTGGCAACCGCCCTGTGCCTGCCAAGTCCCCTGCTGCTTGTGGTCGTCAAGGCCGACACGCCGGCCAAAACCATCACCCTGCCGCCTGGCGTCACGCGCGTCACGAGTGTGGAAGGCATCACCGAGTACCGTCTGGAAAACGGGCTGCGGGTGCTGCTCTTCCCCGACGAATCCAAGCAGACCATCACCGTCAACATCACCTATCTGGTCGGTTCGCGTCATGAAAACTACGGCGAAACCGGCATGGCGCACCTGCTGGAACACCTTGTGTTCAAGGGCACCCCACGCCACCCGGACATTCCCAAGGAACTGACCGAGCGTGGCGCGCGCCCGAACGGGACCACCTGGCTTGATCGCACCAACTACTTCGAGACCTTTCAGGCAACCGAGGACAACCTCCGGTGGGCGCTCGATCTGGAAGCCGACCGCATGGTGAACAGCTTCATTGCCAAGAAAGACCTCGATTCGGAAATGACCGTCGTGCGCAACGAGTTTGAGGCCGGGGAAAACAGTCCCTACCGGGTGCTGCTGCAACGCACGCATGCGGTGGCCTACGACTGGCACAACTACGGCAACTCGACGATTGGCGCGCGGGCGGACATTGAAAACGTCCCCATCGAGCGGTTGCAGGCGTTCTACCGGAAGTATTACCAGCCGGACAACGCCGTGCTGCTCGTGGCCGGGAAGTTCGATGAAGAAAAGACCCTGAAGATGATTCACGAGTATTTCGGCCCCATCCCGAAACCCACCCGCGTGCTGGAGCCGACCTACACACTCGAACCAACCCAGGATGGCGAACGCACCCTGACGATTCGGCGCGTGGGCGATACCAAGGTCATCCTCGTCTGCTACCACGTGCCGGCCGCGGCGCATCCCGACAAACCGGCCGTACAACTGCTGGCCGGCGTCATTGGCGATACCCCAAGCGGACGGCTCCACAAGGCGCTGGTCGAAACCAAAAAAGCCGCCTTTGTGCAGGGCTTCAGCTTCGATACCAAAGAGCCGGGGCTGGTCAATTTTGCGGCCATTTTACCGACCAGTGCTGACATCGAAGCCGTCCGTCAGACCCTGCTGGCGACCATTGAAGAAACTGCCGGCAGCAAGCCGCCGACGGCTGAAGAAGTGGAACGCATCCGGCGGCAGTACCTGGTCAGCATCGAACAGACCCTCAACAACTCCGAGCGGCTGGGGCTGGAACTCAGCGAGTGGATTGCTGCTGGCGACTGGCGGCTCTTTTTCCTCAATCGGGACCGGCTCAAGGCCGTCACGGTTGAAGACGTACAACGGGTGGCCAGAACCTACCTCAAGCCCGACAACCGGACGGTTGGCATGTTCATTCCGACTGACAAGCCCGACCGGGCCGAAATCCCGCCGACGCCGGACATCACGGCGCTTCTGGCTGATTACAAAGGAAGTGCGGCTGTTGCTGCCGGTGAAGCCTTTGACCCCACCCCGGAAAACATCGAAGCGCGATCCATCCTGCCCAAAGCCCAGGGTGGTTTACAGATGGTGCTGCTGCCGAAAAAGACCCGTGGCAATACGGTAACGTTGACGATGTCCATCCGGTTGGGCAATGAGCAGGCCCTGCGCAACCAGCGGGAAGTCGGATTCTTTGCCGGAGCCATGCTCGACCGTGGCACGAAGAAGAAAACCCGGCAGCAGATCAGCGATGAATTCGACCGCCTCAAGGCACAGGGGGGCGTTTTCGGCAGCGCCAGGCAAGCGAATTTCAGTGTCACGACAACCCGCGAGCATCTCGCGGACGTCATGCGGCTGGGCGCGGAAATTCTGCGGGAGCCATCGTTCCCGGAAAGCGAGTTTGAGCAGCTCAAACAGGAGATCATTACCAGCACCGAGCAAAACCGCCGGGAACCGACCAGGGTGGCCGTCAGGGCCTTTTCACGCCACCTCAATCCCTATCCCAAAGAAGATGTACGCTATACCCCTCTGCCAGACGAGGAGATCGAACGCATCAAGGCCGTGACGCTGGACGATGTCAAACGCTTCTATGAAACGTTTTATGGCATCTCCAACGCCCAGATTGCCGTCGTCGGGGACTTCGATCCGGCTGAAGTTGAAAAACTGGCGACGGAACTCTTCGCCGGCTGGACCGCCAAAACGCCCTTCGCACGTCTGGAAAACCGGTTTCGTCCCATTCCGGCTGCCGATGAGACCTTTGAGACGCCAGACAAAGCCAATGCCTTCTTCATTGCCGGCATGCCGCTTGAAATGCGCGATGATGACCCGGACTACCCGGCGCTGGCGCTCGCCGTGTACATTTTCGGCGATGGTTTCCTGAACTCCCGCCTGGCCGTCCGCATCCGGCAGAAAGAGGGCATCAGCTACGGTGTCGGCGCCGGGTTGCAGGTTGGTTCACTGGACCGCCTGGGCACATTCACCGTCTCGGCCATTTACGCGCCACAAAATCTGGCCCGTCTGGAAGCGGCCTTCAAAGAGGAAGTCGAGCGTGCCGTGCGTGAGGGCTTCACAGCCGAGGAGGTCGAAACCGCCAAGACGGGCTACCTGCAGGATCAGCAGGTGTCGCGGGCGCAGGACCGGGAACTGGCGTCAAGACTGGAGAGCTATCTCTATCTCGGACGACGTCCCACCTGGGACGCTGAATTCGAGGCCAAAATCAAGGCCCTGACGCCGGAACAGGTCTCGGCGGCCTTTGCCAGGTACATCAGCTATGAGCGGATGAGCCGCTTCAAGGCCGGCGACTTTGCCAAGGCCAAAGAGGCCAAAGCCACGCAGCCGTAA
- a CDS encoding RNA-guided endonuclease TnpB family protein, whose translation MIIAHRIALDPNNAQATYFARACGVARFAYNWALAEWQRQYEAAKADPALPKPSQAALRRQLNAIKCEQFPWMLEVTKCAPQMAIIQLGKAFRNFFAGRARYPQFRKKGVHDRFTLSNDQFDIDGCRIRIPNLGWVRMRESLRFTGKIMSATISRVADRWYVSITVDTPDRSHLPKAENQGAVGVDVGVSALATLSTGETIPGPKPHTALLKRLRRLSKSLSRKCKGSQNRKRAKARLAKLHARIANIRQDALHKLTTSLTHRFHTIGIENLNVRGMVKNRHLARSIMDIGFYEFRRQLEYKAAMRGGQVVVADRFFASSKTCSVCGHKLDDLPLSVREWTCPDCGSIHDRDVNAARNLLAYGLAALSGPTASSAGCQACGEEGSGRRRKTAAKPASVKQEVSFVPV comes from the coding sequence GTGATCATCGCACACCGCATCGCGCTCGATCCGAACAACGCGCAGGCAACTTACTTTGCGCGCGCATGTGGCGTCGCGCGCTTCGCCTACAACTGGGCCTTGGCCGAGTGGCAGCGCCAGTACGAGGCGGCAAAGGCCGATCCAGCGCTGCCCAAGCCGTCGCAAGCGGCGCTGCGCCGCCAGCTCAACGCCATCAAGTGTGAGCAGTTTCCGTGGATGCTGGAAGTGACCAAGTGCGCGCCGCAGATGGCGATCATCCAGTTGGGCAAAGCGTTCAGGAACTTCTTTGCGGGCCGGGCCCGCTATCCGCAGTTTCGCAAGAAGGGCGTGCACGACCGCTTTACGCTTTCCAACGACCAGTTCGACATTGACGGCTGTCGCATACGCATCCCCAACCTTGGCTGGGTGCGCATGCGCGAGTCGTTGCGTTTCACTGGCAAGATCATGTCGGCCACCATCTCCCGTGTGGCCGACCGCTGGTATGTCAGCATCACCGTGGACACACCAGACCGTTCGCATCTGCCCAAAGCTGAGAACCAAGGCGCAGTGGGCGTGGATGTGGGTGTCTCTGCGCTGGCCACGCTCTCGACGGGAGAGACCATCCCCGGTCCCAAGCCGCACACGGCTTTGCTCAAACGCCTGCGCCGGCTTTCAAAAAGCCTGTCCAGAAAGTGCAAAGGCTCGCAGAACCGCAAGCGGGCTAAGGCGCGGCTGGCCAAGCTGCATGCGCGCATCGCCAACATCCGCCAGGACGCCTTGCACAAGCTCACGACCAGCCTCACGCACCGATTTCACACCATCGGCATCGAAAACCTGAATGTGCGCGGCATGGTGAAGAACCGGCATCTGGCGCGCTCCATCATGGACATAGGCTTCTACGAATTTCGGCGGCAACTGGAATACAAGGCCGCGATGCGAGGCGGGCAGGTGGTGGTGGCGGATCGCTTCTTTGCCAGCAGCAAGACGTGCTCGGTATGTGGGCACAAGCTCGATGATTTGCCACTCTCAGTGCGCGAATGGACTTGCCCGGATTGTGGAAGCATCCACGACCGGGACGTGAATGCCGCCAGGAATCTCCTGGCGTATGGCTTGGCCGCCCTCAGCGGGCCTACGGCGAGTTCCGCCGGATGTCAAGCCTGTGGAGAGGAAGGCTCTGGCCGCCGTCGCAAGACGGCAGCGAAACCGGCCTCTGTGAAGCAGGAAGTCAGCTTTGTTCCTGTGTGA